The nucleotide sequence AATGAAAACCCACCCTGACGCCATGATATAAACCTCTGTAATACCAAAACCCAAAATGAGATGCAAGGTTATATCGCAGGCAAACCACGCTAACAACATTTGGAAGAAGTGCTTTCGACAACCGAAAAATATTCCAACGAAAAAGAGCACGACCACGACAGCTTCTATCACGTAGTTGATTATCCAGTTATAGGCGATGAAGACAGGTCGGTCCCAGGCTACATCTTTCAGTAGATAACGCTGGTGTAACTGAATAGATTCGCCAAAGAAGTTCTCTACCAATGTCTTTGAACGGGGTGTTGATCCGTCAAGCCAATCAAGCATTGATCCCTTTGACATGGTTTGTCCTAAATGATTCTTCTGCCAAGCATTACGTTTTTTATAGAATTCTTCAACTCCTTTAGGGTCTTTTTGTTTTTTTACTTTCTCTATGTTGCTAATGACAGCCTTCTGGGGAACTTCCAAAAGGTAGTATTGTGACTGCTGAATTCCAATTAATAAGAAGGCTGGAAGGATGATTCCAATACTGATATACTTCCATGTAAAGAACCTTTTTCGATTCGTAAATAGCCCTGCAAGATATATCTTTGCTCCATTCGAGGTAGCCATTCCCGCTGTGAAAAAGGTTAGGAAGAATGACTGCCATGCTGTCAATAATTCTCCTTTCTTCATCTTTTTACCGCAGATGTATAATGCCATTAAAAGGAACATCATTGATACGATGAAATGATCGGGAACCATTGATGGTATAAGGATATGTCCGAAAGAAAAGAGTAGGAGGGTGAGAAGGGTTGCGTCAAACTGTTTTAATCCCATCACTTCACGGAAGATACGATAGGCAAATATCGCTGCGTAGAAAGCAGAGAATACGATAATTGTTGCCATGAAGCACACGGCAAAGTTATATCCAAAGATTTCTATGAGCCAATGGTTCAATAGGTAAAGTGGATAAAGGAAGGTGAGATATAGCGGATGACGTGAAGTTACAAAGTGAATTCGCATTCCTGAAATGGTTATCCAAGACCAGTTGTCATAGCCTGACATACGGAAATTCTTGGTAAAGATACTCCAGAAACCGCCATGTGCGCCCATTGTATAAACATGATAATGACTGGTGATGAGCAATATATTGAATGTGAGGAAAACAGCCAACATAATAAATGCTAACCAGCGTTCCTCTTTCTTTACCTTGAATATATTGAATATGTGCATTGAGTAGCTTTAATTAATTGCTGCAAAGGTACAAATTAAAGCAGATTAAACAAAGGAAATAAGAAGAAGAACAGCGCAGCAAGGAAAAGGTAGGGAAATAAGTATACAAAAAACAAATATCTAAGATTTCTTCCAAACGTTGGCATAATAAATACTCCCAATGTGAAAGATATTATTACATAAAACACAAGATTAGTTTTGATTTTATGTTGCTGTCATTTTTAACATTTGACGCATCTCTCTGTAATGTAGCAAGTTAAGCCCCTACTACAACTGACAGGAATGATAGCAAATTATTTTTATTGGTATTCAACACCCATTCACCCATCACCAATATAGACAAATCATCAACACCCATCATCCAACACCCATCACCCAAACATTACTTCTTACGTAAGAAAAAACGCACTAAAAGGAAGTTGATCGGTACACAGATAGCGAACATAGGAATCAATGCTATCTGCTTGCTGAAGCCTAACCAAAGGAAGAGCTTTAGGCAACCACTCTGTAAGAGATAGTTGATGATATGTGAAAAGACAAACCCTGCTCCTCGTTTCGTTGTTGACTTTACACGGAAAGTGTAATGGGTAGATGCGATATAGTTGAATGTAAAGCTAATGAGATAAGCAATAGTATTTGCAAAAAGAGGCTGTAACCAGTAAATCAGTAGCAGGTAAGTGGCATATTGAATGGCCGCCGCAGATGATCCAACGATGATGAAACGTACGATTTCACCGAACTTATTCTTGTCTTTTATCCCATTTCTTAGCATTTTATTCCTTATTTTCTGAAAGGTTTGTAATAGCCTTTGTCGGCAAAGTCAAGTAGTTCTTTATCGCCTCTACTGTCACCGAAAGCTATTAAGTCGTAGGCTTCTCGATGTGGATAAAGTGCTGTTAGGCGGTTTACTTTCTCTTGTCCGTAGCAGTTCTTGGTGGTAAATCGTCCTGTTAGGCTACCTTCCTTAGTTTCAATTTGAGTTCCTAATATCTGTATCTTTTTGTCGGTTTCATCGAAAAAAGGTCGTACCCAGTTGTCGATACTTGCACTGATGATGAGTACTGTTGCGTGCTCCTCTTCAATAGCCTTCCTTACTTTTTCTACTCCAGCAGGGCGAAGCAGATGTTTGTTTTGCTGTGCAAAACGTGTGCAGAGTGCGTTGAAAGCGTCATTTTTTACGCCTTTGAAGAAGTATGAGAATATCTTCTGTTTTACTTTCCCATTAGAATAAAGGTGTAACTTCATCAGGATAAGTAGGGGAGAAAAGAGTAGAAAGCCCAAAAGCATCTGTCCACTTCCTTTTGCAAAGCGGATAAATTCAAGGAGAGTGTCCTTAGTAGTCAGTGTGCCATCGAAGTCGAAAGCATATATCTTTCTCATGCCCTATTGGATATTCTTAAGTACGTAAATAATGAAGAGGAATGTCAAACCAAAGGCTAAGACGGTGAGTTGCATAAAGCGATCGTGTATCATCACCTTCGTTGGGTCACCACTTTTCTTGTCAACTACTGAAATCTGAATATAACGCAACAGTCCTAAGAGTACGAAAACACTGGTTAGATAAAGGTAATCTGTATGAAAGTTCTGAATTGTTTCAGGACTCATGGTGTACATAATGTAACACACGAGGGTTACACTTGCTGTTATCGTGATAGCCTGATTGATGAAGGTGAGGTTATAACGAATCGTGTTTTGGCGTGGTGCGTGCCCTGTCTCATTCATTCTCACTACGTCATCACGTCGTTTTGCAAACGATAAGAAGAGCATTAGCAAGAATGTCATGAGCACAATCCACTTACTCAGTTGTATGTTTGTTGCATATCCTCCTGCAAGAATACGAAGTACAAATCCGAAAGCAACGATACACACGTCGATGATCGCATAGCGTTTTAGTCGTAGGCAATAGGCAATGTTTAATAACCAGTAGAAGAGTATCACGCTGGCCGTTTCAACTTGGTGGGAAGGTAACAAAAACGTCGAAGTCATCGATAAGATGAACATCAATCCCATCAAGATATAACCTTGTACGATGCTTACCGCACCTGATGCCAACGGACGGTTGCGTTTTACAGGATGTTGGCGGTCATCGTTGATATCTATAATGTCATTGAGACAGTAGATTGAAGAGGCTGTTAGACTAAACGCAAGGGTTGTAATCAGTCCTGCATAAACGGCATTCCACCGTAGCAATGCTCCTCCGAAGAATACTGGGAGAAGAACAATGAGGTTCTTTATCCACTGATGTGGGCGAATTAACTGTATGAGATTTCTCATTTTATCCTTTTCTCTATGGGGGTTATGACTCGTTCAAGTATCGTGTGTAGAAGCCATGCTAAAACCAGTGTGGTGACAGTTGTTACTAAGAAAGTAGTCCAGTAAGACCAGTTGTATTTCTCCACATAGTCCAAAACAAAGTGTGCATGAATTAGATACGCTTCTAAACTTAATGCCCCAATGAACTTGAACGCTTTGTTTATCACCTTTGGCGTTCTCCGGAAGACACGGTTCAGAAGGAGTATCGTTGTAATGGTAAGAGGGATATAGAGCATTCTTTCGAGGAAGAGTGGGAAATGTCCGTGCTTTTCTTGTTCGAGGAAAATGCTTGCTGCGAGCGCCATTATGAACATTAACCATATCATCCAGATGGATGTTCCATCCATTGTCTCCTTTCGTTTCACCGCTGCCGCAATGTTGATTCCAATGAAGAAGATAGGTATACGACTCCAAAATATCTCCAAATGACCTAATGCGTTATGGATGGGCGTGACATACTGTACAAGGATACACCACATAATCATCATCACAGGTAGCCATCGATAAATCGGATGCTTGATGATAAGGTTCATATAAAACGGACTAACAAGATAGAGAAAGATGATGGCAGGGATATACCAGAACGTTAACTCGTCGTGTAGCCAGAAGTCCCAGTTTATTGTTATATCACCGATGAGATCGATGAAACTCGTGCTTTGTCCGCTATGTCCTACGAGGTCAGGGCAGAGATAATCTGGGATATAATATAGACAAGCTATGATGAACCATGCCGGATAAATACGTAAGAGACGGCGGATATAAAAATGTCGAAATGAAGGAGTCTTGGTCCATGAGAACCAGAGTCCCATACCGCTAAGGAAAAGGAAGATGTCTACACCAATATTCCCCATCCTTCTTAATCCGAAGAATAGGTCTTCTCTTGGCAAACTGACATGAAAGAGGATGACGAAGAGCATGGCTGCTCCCATCAATTCACCACGATAGCGGCTTATGTTAGCTAATTCGATGTCTTTTATCTTCATTTTGATGCGATGAAATCGTATGTTTTAATATTTTCTTTATTTCAGTTTGGGACTCGGAATCTTCTTCATTAACTCCTTAAATAACCATGCTAAGCAGAGCGAAGCAATGATGTATAGAAGAAGTCCTGTCCAATAATCGCCTTCTTTAGAGATAGGGATAAATATCTTCCTTGTGATAGGGTGACAGATAAAGAGGGCTGCTGAAATGCTGCCAACCCATGACAGAATGTTCATTAACGATAGGTTTTTACAATCAATAATTGCTTCTAAGCGACTTAAAAGCTTCACGAATGTAATGGAAGCGATGCAGACAGCGAGAGGCACAAAATACCATGTCAGATAGCTGAAGCTCATCAATACAATCGCAAACACTGACAGGATAAAGGCGACAAGGTTAGTTGCTGTACTCCATGGGCACACGTATCTTGCGTAAAGCAGACCAGCACCGAAGGGTAACATTCCACCGACAAAGTTGTATCTCCATCTGTTCAAAGCATCACTTTCTGGGTCACAAGCTATTTGAATAGCAAAGCATAGGACTATCAATGTCATATTCCATGCCCAATGACGGTGATAAAGCAGTAGTCGATAGACGATATATAGCTGAATCATAAGTCCAAAGAACCAGTATGGGCCTGGCCAAATAATGTCGTCAGGGTGGGGAAGAAGATTGTTGAAAAGTCCCATTTGTCCGATAATGTCCATCACCTTGTAATGATGCTGATCTATGGTCATAGCGTCAACCATTGTAAAAGCAACGAAGCCGACAATCATCATGCGGAAGAGTTTCAGCCAATGGTATTTGATGAAACCGAAGAGCGGGAGTTTTCTTTCTGTGTACTGATTGTTAGTAGGAGTTACAATAGCTCTCTTTTCATACTTCATTGTCAAGCCATAAGCTGACAGAAAGAGGAATACGGGTACACCATAGTGCCCAAAGAAAGATAGTATGTGAAAGAAGAAAAGTTCATTCCATGAACCTTGGAGCACCTGATAAAGTCCGTCTACATTACGTTGGAAGTATTGATATTCGTTCTCTTTCACCACTGGTCGCAGCCAATGGCAGTAGTTATGCAGGAAGATGCCAATGATAGCAAGTCCACGCAATGCGTTACATTCCATCCTTGTAAGTGTTTCTTCACTATTCTTTCCCGATGAAAAGGACGAAATTTTGTTTTTTTTAGAGCTAAATATCTTATCGAACATTGTCTTTTTTTATCTTATAATCTAATATTCTTTTTGAGTACTTCGGATTGAAATGCGATTGAAGAGGTTGCGTTTTAATTGAACTCTTATTTTCTTTTAAGGGTTGTTTCCTTTTCAGAAGGGCGGATAAGTTTATCGTAATCGGTTGTGTTCTTGAGTATTCTTGGTCGATTTTCGTTGTATTGTGGACTAAGAATATTATACTCAGCATGATAATCTTTTGTATGAATACCTGCCAAATAAAGTAGCATGTGCGGTAGGGCATCGGTCATAAAACGTCGTTTCTTGGCACCGATGATTTCATGGAAAATCTCTGGATGATTAGTGACATACTTGTGGGAACAGTAGACCCAGAATGGGATTTCAAACTCATAGTGTGCCAAATCATAGTCAATGGCTGCTGAGTGTTTACGACAGATGAAGCCTCGATTACCCTCATAGCACTCTTCACCATGATCAGGCATATAGATAATGATAGCATCTTTATTCTCGAAACGACTGATAATAGCATCAACGATCGAGTCATTATATAGGACAGCATTGTCATAATCAGCCAACATTTGTCGTTGTTTCCCGTCAAGATCTGCACGTTTCTTCGCATAATCTTCTGCCTTAAAGTGGCGACGGTCGCTCGGGAAACGTTGTTTATATTTAACATGCTGTCCGAGCAGATGGAAGATAATGAGATTGTGATTGGTATTGTGTTCTTGCTGATTTTTATCGTAATCATCGAGCAAACCACGATCAAATCGATATAATTGAGTGTTTCGGGAATCGAACATTGCCTCCGAAAGTTCTGGATGATTCAAGAAGAATCCACCGCTAAAATCATATACAGCCTGCTTAGCCTTTGGCAAGAACTGATTGGTAATGAAGGTTACATGATAGCCTGCTTTGCGGAATAATGAAGGAAAGAGAGGATAGTCACACCAGTCGCCTTTTTGTCCAACAACGTGTAGGGAAAAGACATTCTTAAAGACGAAGCTCGTCAGATTCCACGGTGCTACGACATCCTTAAACGGTATAAGCAAACCAGACTTTTCACGCTTAATCTGTCGTGGAGTTGTCGGCATGAAATAACCATACTGTTGCGAATGGTGCTTCCCATAGCTTTCACCGATGATAAGGACAATATTTGGCGATTTGAAGGAACAGCTATCTACACTCATCTTGTCTTTTGCTTCGATGAGTCGGTCGATTTGTTGCGATGCCAACTCGTTGGAGAAGATACTGAAGGCAAGTCGGTAAACGGGTAAATAGAACTGTGTGCAGTCATCTGTTGTTAGTTCATGTTCCACAGAACCGATGGTGTCTAAAGAGAACATCTGTACCATTTCTTTCTTGTTATGGGCTGAGGCTTCTATCGCCCATCCAAGAATTACGATACAAATACCACCAAGGATGTAATAGCTGTGGTTGATGATTTGCTTGACGATCGTGATTCTGTAGCTGATAGCTGGTGGCAGTTTTACCTTCTTTAGAAATGTTGTTAGGATATGAATAAGCATAACAAGCAGTAGTAATCCTACACTTGAGAGGATAAGGTCGGAGGTAAAATAGCTGCTGAAAAACTCGCTTGCCTCACGCTCATCCGTCTCGCCGACAAGTAGGAGCATTGACGGATTGAGTGTTGATTGGAACTTTACCCAACAGAAGAGGTCAATAAGACTTGTTCCGTAAGCGATGATATACAAAAAAGCACGAATCCAACGGCGAATCTTTAGAGGTATCAGCGATAGAATGATACAGATGATATAAAGGTCAAGGAATAACTCTAACCAAAGATTACTATATACAGCAGCATGGGGGTTGTTGGTAGGCAACTCCGCATACGATACTAATATACCGATAAGGTACATAAAGAAAAAGAATGAGGCGTTGTCCTTAATAGGCTGATATGCCTTATTCAATAAGCTGACTGCGTATTTAGCAAAATTCATGTAGGCGTATTTATTTACTTGCAAAGTTAACAC is from Prevotella melaninogenica and encodes:
- a CDS encoding acyltransferase family protein codes for the protein MECNALRGLAIIGIFLHNYCHWLRPVVKENEYQYFQRNVDGLYQVLQGSWNELFFFHILSFFGHYGVPVFLFLSAYGLTMKYEKRAIVTPTNNQYTERKLPLFGFIKYHWLKLFRMMIVGFVAFTMVDAMTIDQHHYKVMDIIGQMGLFNNLLPHPDDIIWPGPYWFFGLMIQLYIVYRLLLYHRHWAWNMTLIVLCFAIQIACDPESDALNRWRYNFVGGMLPFGAGLLYARYVCPWSTATNLVAFILSVFAIVLMSFSYLTWYFVPLAVCIASITFVKLLSRLEAIIDCKNLSLMNILSWVGSISAALFICHPITRKIFIPISKEGDYWTGLLLYIIASLCLAWLFKELMKKIPSPKLK
- a CDS encoding HAD family hydrolase; translation: MRKIYAFDFDGTLTTKDTLLEFIRFAKGSGQMLLGFLLFSPLLILMKLHLYSNGKVKQKIFSYFFKGVKNDAFNALCTRFAQQNKHLLRPAGVEKVRKAIEEEHATVLIISASIDNWVRPFFDETDKKIQILGTQIETKEGSLTGRFTTKNCYGQEKVNRLTALYPHREAYDLIAFGDSRGDKELLDFADKGYYKPFRK
- a CDS encoding decaprenyl-phosphate phosphoribosyltransferase, which gives rise to MRNLIQLIRPHQWIKNLIVLLPVFFGGALLRWNAVYAGLITTLAFSLTASSIYCLNDIIDINDDRQHPVKRNRPLASGAVSIVQGYILMGLMFILSMTSTFLLPSHQVETASVILFYWLLNIAYCLRLKRYAIIDVCIVAFGFVLRILAGGYATNIQLSKWIVLMTFLLMLFLSFAKRRDDVVRMNETGHAPRQNTIRYNLTFINQAITITASVTLVCYIMYTMSPETIQNFHTDYLYLTSVFVLLGLLRYIQISVVDKKSGDPTKVMIHDRFMQLTVLAFGLTFLFIIYVLKNIQ
- a CDS encoding GtrA family protein, which codes for MLRNGIKDKNKFGEIVRFIIVGSSAAAIQYATYLLLIYWLQPLFANTIAYLISFTFNYIASTHYTFRVKSTTKRGAGFVFSHIINYLLQSGCLKLFLWLGFSKQIALIPMFAICVPINFLLVRFFLRKK
- a CDS encoding phosphoethanolamine transferase encodes the protein MNFAKYAVSLLNKAYQPIKDNASFFFFMYLIGILVSYAELPTNNPHAAVYSNLWLELFLDLYIICIILSLIPLKIRRWIRAFLYIIAYGTSLIDLFCWVKFQSTLNPSMLLLVGETDEREASEFFSSYFTSDLILSSVGLLLLVMLIHILTTFLKKVKLPPAISYRITIVKQIINHSYYILGGICIVILGWAIEASAHNKKEMVQMFSLDTIGSVEHELTTDDCTQFYLPVYRLAFSIFSNELASQQIDRLIEAKDKMSVDSCSFKSPNIVLIIGESYGKHHSQQYGYFMPTTPRQIKREKSGLLIPFKDVVAPWNLTSFVFKNVFSLHVVGQKGDWCDYPLFPSLFRKAGYHVTFITNQFLPKAKQAVYDFSGGFFLNHPELSEAMFDSRNTQLYRFDRGLLDDYDKNQQEHNTNHNLIIFHLLGQHVKYKQRFPSDRRHFKAEDYAKKRADLDGKQRQMLADYDNAVLYNDSIVDAIISRFENKDAIIIYMPDHGEECYEGNRGFICRKHSAAIDYDLAHYEFEIPFWVYCSHKYVTNHPEIFHEIIGAKKRRFMTDALPHMLLYLAGIHTKDYHAEYNILSPQYNENRPRILKNTTDYDKLIRPSEKETTLKRK
- a CDS encoding DUF6080 domain-containing protein, whose product is MHIFNIFKVKKEERWLAFIMLAVFLTFNILLITSHYHVYTMGAHGGFWSIFTKNFRMSGYDNWSWITISGMRIHFVTSRHPLYLTFLYPLYLLNHWLIEIFGYNFAVCFMATIIVFSAFYAAIFAYRIFREVMGLKQFDATLLTLLLFSFGHILIPSMVPDHFIVSMMFLLMALYICGKKMKKGELLTAWQSFFLTFFTAGMATSNGAKIYLAGLFTNRKRFFTWKYISIGIILPAFLLIGIQQSQYYLLEVPQKAVISNIEKVKKQKDPKGVEEFYKKRNAWQKNHLGQTMSKGSMLDWLDGSTPRSKTLVENFFGESIQLHQRYLLKDVAWDRPVFIAYNWIINYVIEAVVVVLFFVGIFFGCRKHFFQMLLAWFACDITLHLILGFGITEVYIMASGWVFIIPIAHGYLMKGLSHRYRQMLRGLLLVITIFLWTYNGGLTANYLLNL
- a CDS encoding acyltransferase family protein — translated: MKIKDIELANISRYRGELMGAAMLFVILFHVSLPREDLFFGLRRMGNIGVDIFLFLSGMGLWFSWTKTPSFRHFYIRRLLRIYPAWFIIACLYYIPDYLCPDLVGHSGQSTSFIDLIGDITINWDFWLHDELTFWYIPAIIFLYLVSPFYMNLIIKHPIYRWLPVMMIMWCILVQYVTPIHNALGHLEIFWSRIPIFFIGINIAAAVKRKETMDGTSIWMIWLMFIMALAASIFLEQEKHGHFPLFLERMLYIPLTITTILLLNRVFRRTPKVINKAFKFIGALSLEAYLIHAHFVLDYVEKYNWSYWTTFLVTTVTTLVLAWLLHTILERVITPIEKRIK